In Chitinophagaceae bacterium C216, the genomic stretch GTAGGGGGAGCTTCATTTACTAGTGTTCCGTCTCTATCTATAAATAAAACTTTTTTCATACACTTCATTTAATTTTCATCGCTTATAATAAGTGATGGTTTAGCCGGGATAATTTTCTAATGCTTCAATTAATTTTTTGTTTTCCTCTTCTGTTCCCACTGTAATTCTCAGACACCCTTCACAACCTTTTGTGGTGCTGCGGTTTCTTACAATAATGCCTTTGCTTTGCAAATATGTAAAAACATCATTAGCCTGTTTCATTTTTACTAATAAAAAGTTGGCGTCCGACGGATATATTTTCTCCGTAATGGGAAGTTTGGCTAATGCTTCTTCTAGCCAGGTGCGTTGGGCAATGGTGAATTTTGTCCATTCATTTACCTGCATCACGTTCTTGAGTGCCTGCAGAGCCAACTTTTGCGTAGCTTCGTTGATGTTGTAAGGATATTTTACGTTGTTCATATAACCTATGATTTCCTTACTCGCAAATGCAAGCCCTATACGCAATGCGGCAAGTCCCCAAGCTTTAGACAAGGTTTGCATCACCACCAGATTGGGATAATCCACAAGTTGCGTTGTGAAAGTTTTTTGACGGGCGTAATTGATATAAGCTTCATCAATCACCACAATGCCATCGAAGTTATTTAATACGATTTCAATATCCTGTCTATTGATGCTATTGCCGGTAGGATTATTAGGCGAACAAATAAAAATAAGCTTAGTGCGATCATCCACTGCGTCTGCAATAGCCTGAATATCTAATTGATAATCGCTTGTGAGCGGCACTTCTTTCACTTGCACATTGTTAATAGCTGCACAAACGCTGTACATGCCATAAGTAGGAGGGAGAATGATTATATTATCTATTCCCGGCTCACAGAAAATACGCATCAGTACATCAATTGCTTCATCACTACCGTTGCCACAGAAGATGTTTTCAACAGGAACACCTTTGATATTGCTGATCTGTTTTTTAAGTTCCAACTGAAGCGGGTCGGGGTAGCGATTCAGCGGTTCATGCAGGTTGCCGATATCCAAGGACACCGGAGAACCGATAGCATTTTCGTTAGCATCCAGCATTACACTTGCTTCGCCTGTGAACTCGTGACGAGCAGTGCTGTAAGGAGCTAGTGATTTTATATTATCTCTTATCAAGTATTCTAAATTAAATTCCATATGTTCTGTACTAGTAATGATGCGTGATGCAATACGTGTATTATTTCGCTTTTTTAATATGCCTTAATCTTACTTTTACTGCTTCGCTATGCGCCTGCAGCCCTTCTGCTTCGGCCATGGTTGTAACAGTATTTGCAATATTCTTCAATCCTTCGTCCGTGAGCTGCTGGAATGTAATCTTCTTATAAAAGCTATCCAGTGATACACCGCTATAGGCGGTAGCATATCCGTTGGTAGGTAAGGTATGATTCGTGCCGCTTGCATAATCGCCCACGCTTTCCGGAGAATAATTGCCTATAAA encodes the following:
- the hisC_1 gene encoding Histidinol-phosphate aminotransferase — its product is MEFNLEYLIRDNIKSLAPYSTARHEFTGEASVMLDANENAIGSPVSLDIGNLHEPLNRYPDPLQLELKKQISNIKGVPVENIFCGNGSDEAIDVLMRIFCEPGIDNIIILPPTYGMYSVCAAINNVQVKEVPLTSDYQLDIQAIADAVDDRTKLIFICSPNNPTGNSINRQDIEIVLNNFDGIVVIDEAYINYARQKTFTTQLVDYPNLVVMQTLSKAWGLAALRIGLAFASKEIIGYMNNVKYPYNINEATQKLALQALKNVMQVNEWTKFTIAQRTWLEEALAKLPITEKIYPSDANFLLVKMKQANDVFTYLQSKGIIVRNRSTTKGCEGCLRITVGTEEENKKLIEALENYPG